From a single Pseudomonas serboccidentalis genomic region:
- a CDS encoding exonuclease domain-containing protein has translation MPHWLVIDLEATTDEGGWPVTEMEIIEIGATLVDRAGREQDHFQRFVKPTRRPLLTPFCRELTHITQANIDAAQPLSVVWPAFERWLGQHQTRLEGWASWGDYDRKQLLQEWQRLQLDSVLSRVPHMNLKQRFAKARRLERPLGLNGALQLAGMQFSGQQHRALEDARNTARLLPLVLPL, from the coding sequence ATGCCCCATTGGCTGGTCATTGATCTGGAAGCCACCACAGATGAAGGTGGCTGGCCGGTTACGGAAATGGAAATCATCGAAATCGGCGCCACGCTGGTCGATCGTGCCGGTCGCGAGCAGGATCACTTTCAGCGTTTCGTCAAACCGACCCGACGGCCGTTGCTGACGCCGTTCTGTCGTGAGCTCACGCACATCACCCAGGCCAACATCGACGCCGCGCAGCCGTTGAGCGTGGTCTGGCCGGCTTTCGAACGCTGGCTCGGCCAACACCAGACGCGGCTCGAAGGCTGGGCCAGTTGGGGGGATTACGACCGCAAGCAATTGCTCCAGGAATGGCAGCGTCTGCAACTCGACAGCGTATTGAGCCGGGTGCCGCACATGAACCTCAAGCAACGCTTCGCCAAGGCCCGGCGCCTGGAACGGCCATTGGGCTTGAACGGCGCGCTGCAACTGGCCGGCATGCAGTTCAGCGGTCAACAGCACCGGGCGCTGGAAGACGCTCGCAACACCGCACGGTTGTTGCCGTTGGTGTTGCCACTCTAG
- a CDS encoding pyrimidine/purine nucleoside phosphorylase, giving the protein MFKVNEYFDGTVKSIAFGTAEGPATLGVMAPGEYEFGTAQREIMHVVSGALTVKLPDSSDWETFAAGSQFNVPANSKFQLKVAVDTAYLCEYRG; this is encoded by the coding sequence ATGTTCAAAGTCAACGAGTACTTCGACGGCACCGTCAAGTCGATCGCTTTTGGCACCGCTGAAGGTCCGGCGACCCTCGGCGTCATGGCCCCGGGCGAATATGAATTCGGCACCGCTCAGCGTGAAATCATGCACGTGGTCTCCGGCGCACTGACCGTTAAACTGCCGGACAGCAGCGACTGGGAAACCTTCGCCGCCGGCAGCCAGTTCAACGTACCGGCCAACAGCAAGTTCCAGCTGAAAGTCGCCGTCGACACCGCTTATCTGTGCGAATACCGCGGCTGA
- a CDS encoding MOSC domain-containing protein: MLRLSALYRYPLKSGKPEILQSIGLDKLGLEGDRRWMLVDESSGRFLTQRAEAKMSQLAALWNAQGGLTLSAPGHAALDVPLPEADTDLRGVTIWRDTLRVPDAGDEAARWVSDFIGKPTRLVQVPLNRARMTQAGFGREDDQVAFADGFPLLLIGEASLQDLVQKVGRPLEMLRFRPNLVIEGSEAFAEDGWKRIRIGDVEFRVVKPCSRCILTTIDPQTGERSADREPLATLQKYRAQADGAMFGQNLVNDSNGQLEVGMSVEILE, encoded by the coding sequence ATGCTGCGTCTGAGCGCGCTTTATCGTTACCCGTTGAAATCCGGCAAGCCCGAGATTCTGCAATCGATTGGCCTGGACAAACTGGGCCTTGAAGGTGACCGACGCTGGATGCTGGTGGACGAGTCCAGCGGGCGCTTCCTGACCCAGCGGGCCGAGGCGAAAATGAGTCAGCTGGCGGCGCTATGGAATGCGCAGGGCGGGCTGACCCTCAGCGCGCCCGGGCACGCGGCGCTGGATGTGCCGTTGCCGGAGGCAGATACCGACCTGCGCGGCGTGACCATCTGGCGCGATACCTTGCGCGTACCGGATGCCGGTGACGAAGCGGCCCGTTGGGTCAGCGATTTCATTGGCAAACCCACCCGGCTGGTGCAGGTGCCGTTGAACCGCGCCCGCATGACTCAGGCCGGATTTGGCCGCGAGGACGATCAGGTTGCGTTCGCCGATGGTTTCCCGCTGTTGCTGATCGGCGAAGCGTCGCTGCAGGATTTGGTGCAAAAGGTTGGACGACCGCTGGAGATGCTGCGTTTCCGGCCGAATCTGGTAATCGAGGGCAGCGAAGCGTTTGCCGAGGATGGCTGGAAGCGAATTCGCATCGGCGACGTCGAATTCCGTGTCGTGAAACCGTGCTCGCGCTGCATTCTGACCACGATCGATCCGCAGACCGGCGAACGCAGTGCCGATCGCGAACCGCTGGCAACCTTGCAGAAATACCGTGCCCAGGCCGATGGCGCGATGTTCGGCCAGAATCTGGTCAACGACAGCAATGGTCAACTGGAAGTCGGGATGTCGGTGGAAATCCTCGAGTAA
- a CDS encoding chemotaxis protein CheV, with the protein MAGILDTVDQRTQLVGENRLEILMFRLAGRQLFAINVFKVQEVLQLPKLTLMPQRHPFVCGVVNLRGQTLPVIDLSQAIGMRPLVPGPNSTIIVTEYNRSVQAFLVGGVDRIVNMNWEAILPPPTSAGRQHYLTAISKVDEQLVEIIDVEKVLAEIVPYNAKVSRDKLDDPVLERARGREVLLVDDSNVALSQLRDTLGQLGVKMHIASDGLKALNMLKAWADTGVHMTDKLLMVFTDAEMPEMDGYRLTTEIRNDPRLRGLYVVLHTSLSGSFNDSMVKKVGCDNFLSKFQPDKLVDVVRQRLMLDEVPA; encoded by the coding sequence ATGGCCGGCATTCTCGACACGGTAGACCAACGCACGCAACTGGTGGGTGAGAATCGCCTGGAAATTCTCATGTTTCGACTGGCCGGACGCCAATTGTTCGCGATCAACGTGTTCAAGGTTCAGGAAGTTCTGCAGTTGCCGAAGCTGACCCTGATGCCCCAGCGCCACCCGTTTGTCTGTGGCGTGGTCAACCTGCGCGGTCAGACGCTGCCAGTGATCGATCTGTCCCAGGCGATTGGCATGCGTCCGCTGGTGCCGGGCCCGAACAGCACCATTATCGTGACCGAATACAACCGTTCGGTGCAGGCCTTCCTCGTCGGTGGCGTGGATCGCATCGTCAACATGAACTGGGAAGCCATTCTGCCGCCGCCGACCAGCGCCGGACGCCAGCATTACCTGACCGCGATCAGCAAGGTCGACGAGCAACTGGTGGAAATCATCGACGTCGAGAAAGTCCTCGCCGAAATCGTCCCGTACAACGCCAAGGTCTCGCGCGACAAGCTCGATGATCCGGTGCTGGAACGTGCCCGTGGCCGCGAAGTGCTGCTGGTGGACGACTCCAACGTCGCGCTCTCGCAACTGCGCGACACCCTCGGCCAGCTCGGCGTGAAAATGCACATTGCCAGTGATGGTCTGAAGGCGTTGAACATGCTCAAGGCCTGGGCCGATACCGGCGTGCACATGACCGATAAGCTGCTGATGGTGTTTACCGATGCGGAAATGCCGGAGATGGACGGTTATCGCCTGACCACCGAAATTCGCAACGACCCACGGCTGCGCGGCCTGTACGTGGTGCTGCACACGTCGCTGTCCGGCAGCTTCAACGACTCGATGGTGAAGAAGGTCGGCTGCGACAACTTCCTCTCCAAGTTCCAGCCGGACAAACTGGTCGATGTGGTGCGCCAGCGTCTGATGCTGGATGAAGTGCCTGCCTGA
- a CDS encoding sensor histidine kinase, which yields MYASLKSIITWPPSRENARRFTLILCVIATVGCLLTYGFSAPLSLGLLLLNVAATACVWVQYRLSRKSIKFQPQELADRLLEVQENERHRLSRELHDDIGQLLTAAKLQSEWLKKRLPPDLQEQCSTLCDTLDETLNKVRDVSAILNPRQLTSLGLEASLRAHLLKTLTNTPVHWSLDCQQRLNGIPEEMAVAAFRITQEAVTNILRHAQAKNLLIRVQRLPQGLTLFISDDGLGFAPAADPGREGQRGMAGMAERIEQLGGTLNVISEPGKGTQIEALFPWAPRALERASTNKVMR from the coding sequence ATGTACGCCAGCCTCAAGTCGATCATTACATGGCCACCCTCCCGGGAAAATGCACGCCGGTTCACACTCATATTGTGTGTCATCGCAACCGTCGGCTGCCTGCTGACCTATGGTTTTTCAGCACCACTGTCACTGGGTTTGCTGCTGTTGAACGTCGCAGCCACTGCTTGTGTCTGGGTGCAATATCGACTGTCACGCAAATCGATCAAGTTCCAGCCCCAGGAACTCGCGGACCGCTTGCTCGAAGTCCAGGAAAACGAGCGGCACCGACTCAGCCGCGAACTGCATGACGACATCGGCCAGTTGCTGACCGCCGCCAAGCTGCAAAGCGAATGGCTGAAGAAACGCCTGCCGCCAGACTTGCAAGAGCAATGCTCGACGCTTTGCGACACTCTGGACGAAACCCTTAACAAAGTGCGCGATGTTTCGGCCATTCTCAACCCGCGCCAACTGACCAGTCTCGGGCTGGAAGCCAGCCTGCGCGCGCACTTGCTCAAGACCCTGACCAACACGCCGGTGCACTGGAGCCTCGACTGCCAGCAGCGGCTCAATGGCATCCCGGAAGAAATGGCGGTTGCCGCCTTTCGCATTACCCAGGAAGCGGTCACCAACATTCTGCGTCACGCGCAGGCCAAAAACCTGCTGATCCGCGTACAACGCCTGCCACAAGGCCTGACGTTGTTCATCAGTGACGATGGTCTGGGATTTGCGCCTGCAGCCGATCCGGGGCGCGAAGGACAACGTGGCATGGCCGGGATGGCCGAAAGAATCGAACAGTTGGGCGGCACGCTGAACGTCATCAGCGAGCCGGGCAAAGGCACTCAAATCGAAGCACTATTCCCCTGGGCGCCCCGTGCACTCGAGCGGGCCAGTACGAATAAGGTTATGCGTTGA
- a CDS encoding response regulator, whose amino-acid sequence MTCNLLLVDDHSLIRAGVRALVLDIPGYAVIGEASDGSQLLEMVEQLAPDIVLLDISMKETGGLEALQRLKRVRPQSKVLILSMHTDPALIMQALESGAHGYLLKDTTATELEHALEALRNNERYLSPAIAHTVINQALTRTQKNQPEVADSHNLTARQLEILRLIVRGKSTREIANGLGLSIKTVETHRSQIMKRLQIYDVAGLVLFAVREQIISLDD is encoded by the coding sequence TTGACTTGTAACTTACTTCTGGTGGATGACCACTCGCTGATCAGGGCCGGCGTGCGCGCTCTGGTACTCGACATTCCCGGTTACGCGGTCATTGGCGAAGCCAGCGATGGCTCACAGCTGCTCGAAATGGTCGAGCAACTGGCGCCCGACATCGTGCTGCTGGATATCTCGATGAAGGAAACCGGTGGACTGGAAGCCCTGCAGCGGCTCAAGCGGGTGCGCCCGCAAAGCAAGGTGCTGATCCTGTCGATGCACACCGATCCGGCGCTGATCATGCAGGCGCTGGAGTCCGGCGCGCACGGTTATCTGCTCAAGGACACCACGGCCACCGAGCTTGAACATGCGCTTGAAGCGCTGCGCAACAACGAACGCTACCTGAGCCCGGCGATCGCCCATACCGTGATCAACCAGGCGCTGACCCGCACGCAGAAAAACCAGCCGGAAGTGGCCGACTCGCACAACCTGACGGCACGTCAGCTGGAAATCCTGCGGTTGATCGTGCGCGGCAAATCCACCCGGGAAATCGCCAACGGCCTGGGCCTGAGCATCAAGACCGTCGAAACTCACCGCTCGCAGATCATGAAACGCCTGCAGATCTATGACGTGGCGGGTCTGGTGCTGTTCGCGGTGCGCGAACAGATCATCAGCCTGGACGACTGA
- the yegS gene encoding lipid kinase YegS gives MSERRALLILHGKQALNEAVRAAVEGKRKQGWEVAVRLTWEAGDAQRLVQEALAGGYRQIIAGGGDGTLRDIAEALAAHPHQASLVLLPLGTANDFSRAAGIPLEPAEALELLDVPARDIDLGEVGGQIFLNMATGGFGSQVTANTSEDLKKVLGGAAYLFTGLSRFSELHAAYGELQGPDFHWSGELLALGIGNGRQAGGGHVLCPQALADDGLLDISILPAPQELVGTLKNLLTDGFGLDNMFVRARLPWVEIKVAEGLSINLDGEPLEGESLRFEARPAALQVHLPEHSPLLGGVRSISRPG, from the coding sequence ATGAGTGAACGCAGGGCGCTGTTGATTCTGCATGGCAAGCAGGCACTCAATGAGGCGGTTCGCGCCGCCGTCGAAGGAAAACGCAAGCAGGGCTGGGAGGTGGCGGTACGTCTGACCTGGGAGGCCGGTGATGCTCAACGTCTGGTGCAAGAGGCACTGGCTGGCGGGTACCGGCAGATCATCGCCGGTGGCGGGGATGGTACGCTGCGGGATATCGCCGAAGCGCTTGCCGCACATCCGCATCAGGCCAGTCTGGTGCTGTTGCCGCTGGGGACGGCCAATGATTTTTCCCGTGCTGCGGGGATCCCGCTGGAGCCGGCCGAGGCGCTGGAACTGCTGGATGTGCCAGCGCGTGACATAGATCTGGGCGAAGTCGGTGGGCAGATTTTCCTGAACATGGCGACGGGCGGCTTCGGCAGCCAGGTCACGGCCAATACGTCTGAGGATCTGAAAAAAGTGCTCGGCGGGGCCGCCTATCTGTTCACCGGTTTGTCGCGGTTCAGCGAATTGCATGCGGCCTACGGTGAATTACAGGGGCCGGATTTCCACTGGAGTGGCGAGCTGCTGGCATTGGGCATCGGCAATGGTCGCCAGGCGGGCGGCGGGCACGTGTTGTGTCCGCAGGCATTGGCCGATGATGGCCTGTTGGATATCAGCATCCTGCCGGCGCCACAGGAGTTGGTTGGTACGCTGAAGAATCTGCTCACTGATGGCTTTGGTCTCGACAATATGTTTGTCCGGGCCCGCTTGCCCTGGGTCGAGATCAAGGTTGCCGAGGGATTGAGCATCAATCTGGATGGCGAGCCGCTGGAGGGCGAGAGCCTGCGCTTCGAGGCGCGCCCCGCAGCCTTGCAGGTGCACTTGCCCGAGCATTCGCCGCTGTTGGGCGGTGTACGGTCGATCAGTCGTCCAGGCTGA
- a CDS encoding molybdopterin molybdotransferase MoeA: MPVEVALARLLAMADATPIVEREFLPLADVEGRVLAEDLISTLDLPPWPNSAMDGYALNLADWTGEPLPVSQKVFAGQAPEPLEPGTCARIFTGAPVPAGADCVQMQENAEVQDDGRVRFTQAMSVGQNIRPQGQETTVGELVLPAGTRLGPIEQGLSASLGCAGLNVVRKVRVAVLSTGDELVEPGQALGPGQIYNSNRVVLCSWLQRLGCEVVDAGILPDDLATTRARLGELQDVDLILSTGGVSVGEADFLGIALREEGELALWKLAIKPGKPLTFGHFRNVPVIGLPGNPASTLVTFALLTRPYLLRRQGVQDVEPLKFSVPAGFVWPVAGNRREYLRGRLEQGRAIIYRNQSSGVLRSAAWADGLVEVLEGRTLVEDDQVVFIPLSDLLG, encoded by the coding sequence ATGCCTGTCGAAGTAGCGCTGGCCCGCCTGCTGGCAATGGCCGATGCCACGCCGATTGTTGAGCGTGAGTTCCTGCCGTTGGCTGACGTTGAGGGGCGGGTGCTGGCCGAAGACTTGATCTCCACACTGGACCTGCCGCCCTGGCCAAACAGCGCCATGGATGGTTACGCCCTGAATCTCGCCGATTGGACGGGCGAGCCGCTACCGGTCAGCCAAAAGGTGTTCGCCGGGCAGGCGCCCGAGCCTTTGGAACCCGGCACTTGTGCGCGAATCTTTACCGGTGCGCCTGTACCTGCCGGAGCGGATTGCGTGCAGATGCAGGAAAACGCCGAGGTTCAGGACGATGGCCGGGTGCGTTTCACCCAAGCCATGAGCGTTGGCCAGAACATACGCCCGCAAGGCCAGGAAACCACCGTCGGTGAGCTGGTCCTGCCGGCAGGCACGCGGTTGGGGCCGATCGAGCAAGGTTTGTCGGCATCGCTGGGTTGCGCCGGGCTCAATGTGGTGCGCAAGGTGCGGGTGGCGGTGCTGTCTACCGGAGATGAGCTGGTCGAGCCAGGCCAGGCGTTGGGCCCGGGCCAGATCTACAACAGCAATCGGGTGGTATTGTGCAGCTGGCTGCAGCGCCTGGGTTGTGAGGTGGTCGATGCCGGCATTCTTCCGGATGATCTGGCCACCACCCGTGCGCGCTTGGGCGAGTTGCAGGATGTTGATCTGATCCTTTCCACGGGTGGTGTCTCAGTTGGCGAAGCGGATTTTCTTGGCATCGCACTGAGAGAAGAGGGCGAGCTGGCACTGTGGAAACTGGCAATCAAACCTGGGAAACCGCTGACGTTCGGCCATTTTCGCAATGTGCCGGTCATTGGTCTGCCCGGTAACCCCGCTTCGACGCTGGTGACCTTTGCCCTGCTCACGCGGCCTTACCTGTTGCGGCGTCAGGGTGTGCAGGATGTCGAACCGCTGAAGTTCTCGGTGCCAGCAGGGTTTGTCTGGCCTGTGGCGGGTAATCGGCGTGAATACTTGCGCGGCCGACTCGAACAGGGACGGGCAATCATCTACCGCAATCAAAGTTCAGGCGTGCTGCGCAGCGCTGCCTGGGCGGATGGATTGGTAGAAGTGCTGGAGGGGCGCACGCTGGTAGAAGACGATCAAGTTGTCTTCATCCCTCTGAGCGATCTGCTCGGCTGA
- the moaB gene encoding molybdenum cofactor biosynthesis protein B translates to MKAKADVPFAPLNIAVLTVSDTRTLETDTSGQVFVDRLTAAGHRLAERVLLKDDLYKIRAQVAHWIAEDVVQVVLITGGTGFTGRDSTPEAVACLLDKQVDGFGELFRQISVADIGTSTVQSRALAGLANGTLVCCLPGSTNAVRTGWDGILAEQLDSRHRPCNFVPHLKQAAPCESRG, encoded by the coding sequence ATGAAAGCCAAGGCCGATGTACCTTTTGCACCGCTGAACATTGCAGTGCTGACTGTCAGCGATACCCGAACCCTGGAAACCGACACCTCAGGCCAGGTCTTCGTCGACCGCCTGACCGCTGCCGGCCACCGCTTGGCCGAACGGGTTTTGCTCAAAGATGACCTGTACAAAATCCGCGCGCAAGTTGCCCACTGGATTGCCGAGGACGTGGTGCAGGTCGTACTGATTACCGGCGGCACCGGTTTCACCGGGCGTGACAGCACACCGGAAGCCGTGGCGTGCCTGCTCGACAAACAAGTCGATGGCTTTGGTGAGTTGTTCCGTCAGATTTCGGTCGCTGACATCGGCACCTCGACCGTGCAATCGCGGGCACTGGCCGGTCTGGCCAATGGCACGCTGGTGTGCTGCCTGCCCGGATCGACCAACGCGGTGCGCACCGGTTGGGATGGCATTCTGGCCGAGCAGCTGGATTCGCGGCACCGTCCGTGCAACTTCGTGCCTCACCTGAAACAGGCGGCGCCTTGTGAATCCCGTGGGTAA
- the mobA gene encoding molybdenum cofactor guanylyltransferase MobA: protein MTSNTPLPPCSILLLAGGRGQRMGGQDKGLVEWQGEPLIAHLQRKVRPLTDDLIISCNRNRERYAAYADQLVSDEEGDFPGPLAGILAGLKAARRSHMLVLPCDVPRIDAALLHDMRATAGQFPEKPLMLRHDDHWEPLLCVIPVALLPAFETAWNAGERSPGRVMRNLGATALQCPDNDPRLANLNTPELLNAHNTVSD, encoded by the coding sequence ATGACCTCGAACACGCCATTGCCCCCCTGCTCCATTCTGCTCCTGGCGGGCGGACGCGGTCAGCGCATGGGCGGCCAGGACAAAGGCCTGGTCGAATGGCAGGGTGAACCGCTGATTGCGCATTTGCAGCGCAAGGTGCGGCCGCTGACCGACGATCTGATCATCTCCTGCAACCGCAATCGCGAGCGTTATGCCGCCTACGCCGACCAACTGGTGAGCGATGAAGAAGGCGACTTTCCGGGCCCGTTGGCCGGCATCCTCGCCGGACTGAAGGCCGCGCGCCGGTCACACATGCTAGTTCTGCCCTGCGACGTACCGCGCATCGACGCCGCGCTGCTGCACGACATGCGTGCAACCGCCGGCCAGTTTCCTGAAAAACCTTTAATGTTGCGTCATGACGACCACTGGGAACCCCTGCTGTGCGTGATTCCGGTGGCCCTTTTACCCGCGTTCGAAACCGCCTGGAACGCCGGTGAACGCAGCCCCGGCCGGGTCATGCGCAACCTCGGCGCCACGGCCCTGCAATGCCCGGACAATGACCCGCGCCTGGCCAACCTGAACACCCCCGAACTGTTAAATGCGCATAACACTGTGTCAGACTGA
- a CDS encoding YgdI/YgdR family lipoprotein, protein MTQRTLATFMLALGLATLAGCSSPTVITLNDGREIQAVDTPKYDEDSGFYEFKQLDGKETRINKDQVRTVKEL, encoded by the coding sequence ATGACTCAACGGACCCTCGCCACTTTCATGCTCGCACTGGGCCTGGCAACGCTCGCTGGTTGCTCGTCGCCAACAGTGATCACCTTGAATGACGGTCGCGAAATCCAGGCCGTCGACACCCCTAAATACGACGAAGATTCGGGCTTCTACGAGTTCAAGCAACTGGACGGCAAAGAGACCCGCATCAACAAGGATCAGGTTCGTACCGTTAAAGAGCTGTAA
- a CDS encoding pseudouridine synthase yields the protein MSTPTFSAAKNQASTLYLPPGAWLTVLDCLCEHFSAISREQWLDRIARGRVLDGQGQPIALDLPYKEGLRIHYFREVPDEKPIPVLESILYADEHLVVADKPHFLPVTPAGEYVEQTLLRRLIRRLDNPHLVPLHRIDRHTAGLVIFSANPQTRSAYQSLFPTRQIEKRYEAIARALPALEFPLVHKSRLIDGEPFFRMQEGPGIANTETAVEVREKNGELWRYGLYPVTGKKHQLRVHMTALGASICNDPFYPDVLKDVEDDYANPLKLLAQGLRFVDPVTGEERSFESQITLQW from the coding sequence ATGTCCACACCAACATTTTCCGCTGCTAAGAATCAGGCCAGCACCCTTTACTTGCCGCCGGGCGCCTGGCTGACCGTGCTGGATTGCCTGTGTGAGCATTTCAGTGCGATCAGTCGCGAGCAATGGCTGGACCGGATCGCCCGGGGGCGGGTGCTGGATGGTCAGGGCCAGCCGATTGCGCTGGACCTGCCATACAAGGAAGGCCTGCGCATTCACTACTTCCGTGAAGTGCCGGATGAAAAGCCAATTCCGGTGCTGGAATCGATCCTCTATGCGGACGAACATCTGGTGGTGGCGGACAAACCGCATTTTCTGCCGGTGACACCGGCCGGCGAGTACGTCGAGCAGACGTTGTTGCGCCGACTGATCCGGCGCCTGGACAACCCGCATCTGGTGCCGCTGCACCGCATCGACCGGCACACGGCGGGGCTGGTGATTTTCTCGGCCAATCCGCAGACCCGTTCGGCCTATCAGTCGTTGTTCCCGACCCGGCAGATCGAAAAACGTTATGAAGCGATCGCCCGTGCGCTGCCAGCGCTGGAATTTCCCCTCGTACACAAAAGTCGTCTGATCGATGGCGAACCGTTCTTCCGCATGCAGGAAGGCCCAGGCATCGCCAATACGGAAACAGCGGTGGAGGTGCGGGAAAAGAACGGCGAGCTGTGGCGCTACGGGCTGTACCCGGTGACCGGCAAGAAGCATCAGTTGCGGGTACACATGACCGCGCTGGGGGCGAGTATCTGTAACGATCCGTTTTACCCGGATGTGTTGAAAGACGTTGAGGATGACTACGCCAATCCGTTGAAGTTGCTGGCGCAGGGGTTGCGCTTTGTCGACCCGGTGACGGGCGAAGAGCGGTCATTCGAGAGCCAGATCACCCTGCAGTGGTGA
- a CDS encoding glutaredoxin family protein, whose translation MPPECQLFGTLGCHLCELAEAELMPFVEHGLLVELVDIADDESWYEAYSLRIPLLRRVDNGAELGWPFNADQVVAFLR comes from the coding sequence ATGCCTCCTGAATGTCAGTTGTTCGGCACCCTGGGATGTCATCTGTGCGAGTTGGCAGAGGCCGAATTGATGCCTTTTGTCGAGCACGGTCTGCTGGTGGAGCTGGTGGATATTGCCGACGATGAATCCTGGTACGAGGCTTACAGCCTGCGGATTCCGCTGCTGCGCCGGGTGGATAATGGCGCAGAACTGGGCTGGCCATTCAACGCTGATCAGGTGGTGGCATTCCTACGCTGA
- a CDS encoding cation:proton antiporter, translated as MFANLLIILASSLVMIALFRRLRLPPVLGYLCVGLMVGPTAFDWVNESEHLPDVAELGVVFLLFSLGLEFSLSKMIALRQVVFRLGSQQVLLSTALLGLVLILLGIPVPPALLLGAGLSLSSTAIVTKELSSLGEVFSSHGQNAVGVLLFQDVVAVLLLTLVPVFAGSSAQAWYWALPLTLAKTVVLFFGLLLASRWLLPRLFHEVAASRSAELFVLLALVIVLLTAWLTHLLGLSPALGAFLAGMLLGESHYRHQIEADIRPFRDILLGVFFVSIGMLIDLQLFVSHSVLIIGLTLGLMLLKGSVVALLVKWRGSDHETAWRSGLALAQGGEFCFALMAQMQQNKILPAELGALLLAATFCSMLLTPLLLRAAPKIALRLHRKPNQEAQIEEISALNADLDQHVVICGYGRVGQSIGRFMRNANQPYIALDNDPVRIQEAAVGESNVYYGDSSRTDLLIAVGLLRARLVVIAVDQCDVALHILKEARRHNDQVPILVRTRDDSQLAELKAAGATEVVPELLESSLMLGSHALILLGLPARQVQERVDQVRSDRYRLLHGFYPGADDEET; from the coding sequence GTGTTTGCCAACCTGCTGATCATCCTCGCGTCGTCCCTGGTGATGATTGCCCTGTTCCGCCGTCTGCGCTTGCCGCCGGTGCTGGGCTATCTCTGCGTGGGTCTGATGGTCGGGCCGACCGCATTCGACTGGGTCAACGAGAGTGAACACCTGCCTGACGTGGCCGAGCTGGGCGTGGTGTTCCTGCTGTTTTCGCTGGGCCTAGAGTTTTCCCTGTCGAAAATGATCGCGCTGCGTCAGGTGGTGTTTCGCCTGGGCAGTCAGCAAGTGTTGCTCAGCACAGCGTTGCTGGGCCTGGTGTTGATCCTGCTGGGCATACCGGTGCCCCCGGCGCTGTTGCTTGGGGCCGGGCTGTCGTTGTCGTCGACGGCGATTGTCACCAAGGAGCTGAGCAGCCTGGGCGAAGTGTTCAGCAGTCACGGGCAGAACGCCGTCGGGGTCTTGTTGTTTCAGGACGTGGTCGCGGTGTTGCTGCTGACGCTGGTACCGGTGTTCGCCGGGAGCAGCGCACAAGCCTGGTATTGGGCCTTGCCACTGACCCTGGCAAAGACCGTGGTGCTGTTTTTCGGTTTGCTGCTGGCCAGCCGCTGGTTGCTGCCACGGCTGTTTCATGAAGTGGCCGCCTCGCGCTCGGCGGAATTGTTCGTGCTGCTGGCGCTGGTCATTGTGCTGCTGACCGCATGGCTGACGCACCTGCTGGGCCTGTCCCCGGCTCTCGGTGCATTTCTGGCCGGCATGCTGCTGGGCGAAAGTCACTACCGCCACCAGATCGAGGCCGACATCCGGCCCTTTCGCGACATTCTGCTCGGGGTGTTTTTCGTCAGCATCGGCATGCTGATCGACTTGCAACTGTTTGTCAGCCACAGCGTGCTGATCATCGGTCTTACCCTCGGCCTGATGCTGCTCAAGGGCTCGGTCGTGGCGCTGCTGGTGAAGTGGCGCGGCAGCGATCACGAAACCGCCTGGCGCAGCGGCCTGGCCCTGGCGCAAGGGGGTGAATTCTGCTTCGCGTTGATGGCGCAGATGCAGCAAAACAAGATACTGCCTGCCGAGTTGGGCGCCCTGCTGTTGGCGGCAACATTCTGCTCGATGCTGCTGACCCCGCTGTTACTGCGCGCGGCGCCGAAAATTGCCTTGCGCCTGCATCGCAAGCCGAACCAGGAAGCGCAAATCGAAGAGATCAGCGCGCTCAACGCCGACCTCGACCAGCATGTGGTGATTTGTGGATACGGGCGGGTCGGCCAGTCCATCGGCCGTTTCATGCGCAATGCCAATCAGCCTTACATTGCTCTGGACAACGACCCGGTGCGGATCCAGGAAGCTGCCGTCGGCGAAAGCAATGTGTATTACGGCGACTCTTCTCGCACCGATCTGCTGATCGCCGTCGGACTGTTGCGCGCACGACTGGTGGTAATCGCCGTGGATCAATGCGACGTTGCCCTGCATATTCTCAAGGAAGCACGCCGCCACAATGATCAAGTGCCGATACTGGTGCGCACCCGCGACGATAGCCAATTGGCCGAGCTCAAGGCGGCCGGCGCCACCGAAGTGGTGCCGGAACTGTTGGAGTCGAGCCTGATGCTCGGCTCTCACGCACTGATCCTGCTCGGTCTGCCAGCGCGGCAGGTACAGGAGCGAGTCGATCAGGTGCGCAGTGACCGTTATCGCCTGCTGCACGGGTTTTACCCCGGTGCCGACGATGAGGAAACCTAA